A single window of Flavobacterium aestivum DNA harbors:
- a CDS encoding ExbD/TolR family protein, translating into MMEINRKIKSKKLNVRVDLTAMVSVSFLLIIFFMLVGELSKPKTMDLSLPDNGDIRCGPIACYKGDRSYTILLDDNNKMITYMGLLCCPIENPKEVKYGKEGIRKELFYINKKVHEHSASIGKPNNGVIVFIKPSKKSNYGNLVNILDEMKIANIDSYTIIDSYTPEETKLLASK; encoded by the coding sequence ATTATGGAAATTAACAGAAAAATAAAGAGTAAAAAATTAAACGTAAGAGTTGATCTAACCGCTATGGTTAGTGTTTCTTTTTTGCTGATTATATTTTTTATGCTAGTTGGCGAATTGTCAAAACCGAAAACAATGGACTTAAGCTTACCTGATAATGGAGATATAAGATGTGGACCAATAGCTTGTTATAAAGGAGATCGTTCATATACAATTTTATTAGATGATAACAACAAAATGATTACTTATATGGGGTTGTTGTGCTGTCCTATTGAGAATCCAAAAGAAGTTAAATACGGCAAAGAAGGAATACGTAAAGAATTATTTTACATTAATAAAAAAGTGCATGAACATTCAGCCAGCATAGGAAAACCCAATAATGGTGTAATAGTATTTATTAAACCTAGTAAAAAATCTAATTATGGTAATTTGGTTAATATTCTAGATGAGATGAAAATAGCAAACATAGATTCTTATACAATTATTGATTCTTATACTCCTGAAGAAACAAAATTACTCGCATCAAAGTAA
- a CDS encoding OmpA family protein: protein MKKIYILLIIFSIQFIQAQQQDLLRANRLFEKTYYSEAIPLYEKVSSKNQTAEIIQKLGDCYYFTNDYDKAREQYALLANSAGKELNEEFYFRYAQTLKAKGNYTEAEKVMRNFFVASNNNEALKKMDSEIKNLKNVSAIGERYTISNLALNTANSEFGTTILGDNLIFAAVKKKPNLFDKTYKWNNESYLNIVSIPLKNINQNDSIVSYFSKDLKSPMHESNAIFTKDGKFMYFTRNNSTNGRRGKNADKISNIQIFRAEYVKNKWTNIVALPFNSPDYSVEHPALSPDEKTLYFASDMPGTLGSFDIFSVSIDGSVYGKPINLGDKINTPRREQFPFVSDDNKLYFSSNGHEGYGALDIFVSEIQDNSFSKVLNVGLPVNSGYDDFAYYVDSESKEGYFSSDRPGGKGKDDIYSLKETKDLLVEDCKQYIAGIITDVDTHLALENASVILKNGENQEIEKAITAIDGKFSFTVECEANYSIFATKENYTENSKTLKISSERNKLNDGSLEIRFLEIIKKEEQVALEQKRAADLLLAQQLKAAELVALEQKKKADAIALKEKKIAEANELKQKKKDDAIALESKRLADLEAKEQMKKDKLAADKKEKEIAAVKKKEKMAAIIAAEKDVVKDRDRLIIKTDPIYFDYNLWYIRKESKKILNRVVELMNKYPEMVVEIGSHTDNRGNDKFNADLSQKRADATRNYILEQGIPKKRILAKGYGESVPIVKCIPEDSCDEEQHELNRRSEFVIKNL from the coding sequence ATGAAAAAAATATATATACTCCTAATCATATTTTCAATCCAATTCATACAAGCTCAGCAACAGGATTTGCTAAGAGCGAATCGTTTATTTGAGAAAACGTATTATAGCGAAGCCATTCCGTTGTATGAAAAAGTAAGTTCAAAAAATCAAACTGCAGAAATAATTCAAAAATTAGGAGACTGTTATTATTTTACCAATGATTATGATAAAGCTCGAGAACAATATGCTCTTTTAGCGAATAGTGCTGGTAAAGAACTCAATGAGGAATTCTATTTTCGATATGCCCAAACTTTGAAGGCCAAAGGAAATTATACTGAGGCAGAAAAAGTCATGCGCAATTTTTTTGTTGCTTCAAATAACAATGAAGCTTTAAAAAAAATGGATAGTGAAATCAAAAACTTAAAAAATGTTTCTGCTATTGGCGAAAGATATACTATTAGCAATTTAGCTTTAAATACTGCCAATTCAGAGTTTGGAACAACTATTTTAGGAGATAATTTAATTTTTGCGGCAGTTAAAAAGAAACCAAATCTTTTTGATAAAACCTATAAATGGAATAATGAATCGTATCTGAATATAGTTAGTATTCCATTAAAAAACATAAATCAAAATGATTCTATTGTATCTTATTTCTCAAAAGATTTGAAATCGCCTATGCATGAATCGAATGCCATTTTTACAAAGGATGGTAAGTTCATGTATTTTACCAGAAACAATTCTACTAATGGTAGGAGAGGGAAGAATGCAGACAAAATATCTAACATTCAAATTTTTAGAGCTGAGTATGTGAAAAATAAATGGACCAATATTGTGGCATTGCCTTTCAATAGTCCTGATTATTCCGTAGAACATCCTGCATTAAGTCCGGATGAAAAAACATTGTATTTTGCGTCTGACATGCCTGGAACACTAGGTTCTTTTGATATTTTTAGTGTATCAATAGATGGTTCAGTTTATGGAAAACCAATTAACCTTGGGGATAAAATAAACACTCCAAGAAGAGAACAATTTCCTTTTGTTTCAGATGATAATAAATTGTATTTTTCTTCAAATGGGCATGAAGGTTATGGAGCATTGGATATTTTTGTTTCAGAAATTCAAGATAATTCATTTTCTAAAGTCTTGAATGTTGGACTTCCTGTAAACTCAGGTTATGATGATTTTGCTTATTATGTAGATTCTGAGAGCAAAGAGGGATACTTTTCTTCAGATAGACCAGGAGGAAAAGGGAAAGATGATATTTATTCATTGAAGGAAACAAAAGATTTGCTTGTAGAAGATTGTAAACAATATATAGCTGGTATTATTACCGATGTAGATACTCATCTTGCTTTAGAAAATGCTAGTGTAATTTTGAAGAATGGCGAGAATCAGGAAATTGAAAAAGCAATCACGGCTATAGATGGAAAATTCAGTTTTACTGTTGAATGCGAAGCAAATTATTCCATATTTGCAACCAAAGAAAATTATACAGAGAATTCTAAGACTCTCAAGATTTCGAGTGAAAGAAATAAATTGAATGATGGTTCTTTGGAAATTAGATTTCTGGAGATTATTAAAAAGGAAGAGCAAGTAGCGCTTGAACAAAAAAGAGCTGCCGATTTACTTTTGGCGCAACAACTGAAAGCTGCCGAATTGGTTGCTCTTGAGCAAAAGAAAAAAGCGGATGCGATTGCTCTTAAAGAAAAGAAGATTGCCGAAGCCAATGAGTTAAAGCAAAAGAAAAAAGATGATGCTATTGCTCTTGAATCCAAAAGATTGGCAGACTTGGAGGCCAAAGAGCAAATGAAAAAAGACAAACTGGCTGCTGACAAAAAAGAAAAAGAAATTGCAGCTGTCAAGAAAAAAGAAAAAATGGCTGCTATTATTGCTGCAGAAAAAGATGTTGTAAAAGATAGAGATCGATTAATCATTAAAACCGATCCAATATATTTTGATTACAATTTGTGGTACATTCGTAAAGAATCTAAAAAAATATTGAATCGTGTTGTTGAATTAATGAACAAATATCCAGAAATGGTAGTTGAAATTGGTTCGCATACAGACAATCGTGGTAATGATAAATTCAATGCAGATCTTTCTCAAAAAAGAGCCGATGCTACAAGAAATTATATTTTAGAACAAGGAATTCCTAAAAAGAGAATTCTTGCCAAAGGATATGGTGAGTCTGTGCCAATTGTAAAATGTATTCCAGAAGATTCTTGTGACGAAGAGCAACACGAATTAAATAGAAGAAGTGAGTTTGTGATTAAGAATTTATAA
- a CDS encoding PorP/SprF family type IX secretion system membrane protein, with amino-acid sequence MKKIILLVFFFLSILKVTAQQYPHFTQYMNNMSVVNPAYATATPAILNLGSLYRSQWTGIEGAPKTLTVFAHTPINKKIETGISLISDNIGDGAKKETNFFADFAYILQLNEKHNFSFGVKAGFTSISTNFNGFRLNSGDIATDKAFAENVNETVPNIGVGAYYFTDKYYVGLSAPNLLSAEHIKERSDINSFGPQEIHTYFTGGYVFDINESFKIKPAFIAIFVTGAPVSVDLTANVLYNEKFELGVAYRFNDSASILMNVNVTPNLRIGYSYDYTVSNLSQFDSGSHEIGLFYNLDLLGKGYDKSPRFF; translated from the coding sequence ATGAAAAAAATAATACTTCTTGTGTTTTTTTTCCTTTCCATACTAAAGGTAACCGCTCAGCAATATCCACATTTCACTCAGTATATGAACAATATGAGTGTAGTTAACCCTGCTTATGCAACAGCTACTCCTGCAATTCTTAATTTAGGAAGTTTGTATCGTTCTCAATGGACAGGAATTGAAGGAGCACCAAAAACACTAACGGTCTTTGCACATACTCCCATAAATAAAAAGATAGAAACTGGAATTTCTTTAATTTCTGACAATATCGGTGATGGTGCTAAAAAGGAAACTAACTTCTTTGCCGATTTTGCTTATATTCTTCAATTGAATGAAAAACATAATTTCTCCTTTGGAGTAAAAGCAGGTTTTACTTCTATAAGCACCAACTTTAATGGTTTCAGATTGAATAGTGGTGATATTGCTACAGATAAAGCATTTGCAGAAAATGTAAATGAAACAGTTCCAAACATTGGGGTAGGAGCTTATTACTTTACGGATAAATATTATGTTGGACTTTCGGCTCCAAACTTACTTTCAGCTGAACATATAAAAGAAAGATCGGACATTAATTCTTTCGGACCTCAAGAGATTCATACTTATTTCACAGGGGGATATGTTTTTGACATTAATGAATCTTTTAAAATAAAACCGGCTTTCATAGCAATATTCGTAACTGGTGCTCCAGTATCTGTTGATTTAACGGCGAATGTATTGTACAATGAAAAATTTGAGCTTGGGGTTGCTTATCGATTTAATGATTCTGCAAGTATATTGATGAATGTCAATGTAACTCCAAATCTAAGAATTGGTTATTCTTACGATTATACTGTTTCAAATCTTAGTCAATTTGATTCAGGTTCACATGAAATTGGATTATTTTATAATTTGGATTTATTAGGTAAAGGATACGATAAATCACCTAGGTTCTTCTAA
- a CDS encoding gliding motility-associated C-terminal domain-containing protein — protein sequence MAVKLPIPCPSPLSIYLSVFILFFCSINVNAQCAGIAGSDNNTLNVCNIADNSSKSIDLNLQLGSHTSGGIWTDVDKSGGLNSTTGILNAQLITKSGIYKYIYTVSDGLGCTDTAQITVTIGAYAGIPGPERSTCNNTIENLFGIFKGITVPSPQINGIWTDNDNSGGLTKNNLDTKVPIPNKTYSYTYRVLSPIGSTCNAFEESTVTVNIFRAPVPGKFENFAVCSNKTNNYTNFDLNNRLTGADPGGVWSEKTGTSEISNDTDSTIDIQNIYNTKGAGTYTFEYTVKSANIYCDDKSSTIDITIEKQLDLTGAILTVGPNICENEIASTIVYKATLKQGTQSIADASYTITYKITNHVTGAVVTKQTTANSSSGVIKFDILPIDFQMVSDYTIEIVDFKIESGVACNNIMGTTANTVLSIFPLPKINNATLTIDAVCQTSDAIVRLLGTSNLTDGSYDIVYNLTGSNTATAIHAVMNVSGGLGDFPIPTALIPKSSTTTITITGITNKTTGCTNSVTLPPKDFIVNPLPVVSSLATTIKPVCQGNKATVNLKGLGTLTSIIIDYSLSGVNNGTFQTIPLTVVAGEATFDIPATDIPKVDSTIFTIVNITNSLTGCSRASGNQTTFVVNPTPSIPIANDQKFCSSNNPTVANLNPQGNQYKWFDSATSTVPLISTTPLITGNYYVKEVNIITGCESSLKMISVQNNATPQINSTTLMIDPVCQGYPVNVNFVGNSNLADGNYDIRYNLRDNNIATAVPITLNITSGFASFSIAPNLIPKAGNTTIEIASITNLLTNCSNTSTQPKVFVVNALPDVSSMAVTVKDGCLGQPLNVQLSGLGTLTNITLSYAVSGANTIGSQTIPLVVSAGNTSFSIPAAALSTTGNNTLIITDLTNTGNSCSTIINSVPKNFVINSIPNSPTASNQEFCETNLATVANLTPNGSQYKWYDSATNATPLASTALLTTANYSLKEGNATTGCESNATPISVLINTVAAPVLTPSGQNFCGVDKPTIQNLTNNTTASGNLAWYDAATNGTLLPSSNLLKEGFTYYGIDTSSITNCRSYALEATVSLTDCTATPENFFIPDGFSPNGDGINETFQIIDIEFLFPNYTLEIFNRYGNVLFKGDINKPDWDGKNSNSNFIDGNTPTGVYFYVIHYNKDNLPPKQGKLYLNR from the coding sequence ATGGCAGTAAAATTACCTATCCCTTGCCCATCTCCTTTATCTATTTATTTAAGTGTCTTTATACTTTTTTTTTGTTCCATTAATGTAAATGCTCAGTGTGCGGGAATTGCTGGAAGTGATAATAACACTTTAAATGTTTGTAATATTGCAGATAATTCGAGCAAATCTATAGATTTGAATTTACAATTAGGCTCTCATACATCTGGAGGAATTTGGACAGATGTTGATAAATCGGGAGGTTTAAATAGTACAACCGGTATTCTAAATGCTCAACTAATTACTAAAAGTGGTATTTACAAATATATCTATACCGTTTCTGATGGATTAGGATGTACTGATACCGCACAAATAACAGTGACTATTGGAGCATATGCAGGAATTCCTGGTCCTGAGCGTTCCACTTGTAATAATACAATTGAAAATTTGTTTGGAATTTTTAAAGGAATAACTGTACCATCACCACAAATTAATGGTATTTGGACGGATAATGATAACTCTGGAGGATTAACAAAAAACAACCTCGATACGAAAGTTCCAATTCCAAATAAAACTTATTCTTATACCTATAGAGTTCTATCACCAATTGGTTCAACATGTAATGCATTTGAAGAGTCGACAGTAACTGTTAATATATTTAGAGCCCCTGTTCCAGGAAAATTCGAAAATTTTGCTGTGTGTTCTAATAAAACTAACAATTACACAAACTTTGATTTAAACAATCGATTAACAGGAGCTGACCCTGGAGGAGTTTGGTCAGAAAAAACTGGAACTTCAGAAATTAGTAATGATACAGATTCAACTATTGATATTCAAAATATATACAATACCAAAGGAGCCGGTACTTATACATTTGAATACACTGTAAAATCAGCAAATATTTACTGCGATGATAAATCTTCAACTATAGATATAACTATAGAAAAACAACTTGATTTGACTGGAGCTATTCTTACAGTAGGTCCAAATATCTGTGAAAATGAAATTGCTAGCACCATTGTTTATAAAGCAACTCTTAAACAAGGTACACAAAGTATAGCAGATGCTAGTTACACAATCACTTATAAAATTACCAATCATGTTACAGGAGCAGTGGTAACAAAGCAAACAACTGCAAACAGCAGTAGTGGGGTAATAAAATTTGATATTCTACCGATTGATTTTCAAATGGTTAGCGATTATACTATCGAAATTGTAGATTTTAAAATTGAATCAGGAGTTGCTTGCAATAATATAATGGGAACCACCGCTAATACTGTTTTGTCCATTTTTCCGTTACCAAAGATTAATAATGCTACGCTTACAATAGATGCAGTTTGTCAAACTTCTGATGCAATAGTTAGACTTTTAGGAACATCAAATCTTACTGATGGGAGTTATGATATTGTTTACAATTTAACTGGGAGTAATACTGCAACTGCAATCCATGCAGTTATGAATGTTTCGGGAGGACTAGGGGATTTTCCTATTCCTACTGCTTTAATTCCTAAAAGTAGCACAACAACTATTACCATCACAGGCATCACAAATAAAACTACAGGCTGTACCAATTCAGTAACACTTCCTCCTAAAGATTTTATTGTAAACCCATTGCCTGTTGTTTCGAGTTTAGCCACAACCATCAAACCTGTATGTCAAGGTAACAAAGCAACTGTTAATCTAAAAGGGTTAGGAACCTTGACTTCCATTATTATTGATTATAGTCTTTCGGGAGTAAATAACGGGACTTTTCAAACTATACCTCTAACTGTAGTTGCGGGAGAAGCAACTTTTGATATTCCAGCAACTGATATTCCAAAAGTGGATTCAACTATTTTTACTATCGTTAATATTACTAATTCTTTAACTGGGTGTTCGAGAGCATCAGGAAACCAGACAACGTTTGTAGTAAATCCAACACCATCTATTCCTATTGCCAATGATCAAAAATTTTGCTCATCAAATAATCCAACGGTAGCCAATTTAAATCCACAAGGAAATCAATATAAATGGTTTGATTCGGCTACTAGTACTGTTCCTCTAATTAGTACAACACCTTTAATTACTGGAAATTATTATGTAAAGGAAGTAAATATAATAACAGGATGTGAATCAAGTTTAAAAATGATTAGTGTGCAAAATAATGCAACACCACAAATTAACAGTACTACTTTGATGATTGATCCAGTATGCCAAGGTTATCCTGTAAATGTAAATTTCGTCGGTAATTCTAATCTTGCAGACGGGAATTATGATATTCGTTACAATCTAAGAGACAATAATATTGCTACAGCTGTTCCTATAACCTTAAACATAACTAGCGGATTTGCATCTTTTAGCATTGCTCCTAATTTAATCCCAAAAGCAGGAAACACAACAATTGAAATTGCCAGTATTACAAACTTATTAACGAATTGCTCGAATACTTCAACTCAGCCAAAAGTTTTTGTTGTTAACGCATTACCGGATGTTAGTAGTATGGCTGTAACTGTAAAAGATGGTTGTTTAGGTCAACCCTTAAACGTTCAACTTTCTGGATTAGGAACTTTAACTAATATAACTTTGAGTTATGCCGTATCGGGTGCCAATACAATTGGTTCACAGACAATCCCTTTGGTTGTTAGTGCAGGAAATACTAGTTTTTCAATTCCAGCTGCAGCCCTTTCGACTACTGGGAATAATACATTAATCATAACCGATTTAACCAATACAGGAAATAGTTGTTCAACGATTATAAATTCTGTTCCTAAAAATTTTGTAATAAACTCGATTCCAAATAGCCCAACAGCTAGTAATCAAGAATTTTGCGAAACCAATTTAGCAACTGTGGCTAATTTGACTCCAAACGGTAGCCAATACAAATGGTATGACTCTGCAACAAATGCAACACCATTAGCTTCAACTGCACTTTTGACAACAGCAAATTATTCTTTAAAAGAAGGGAATGCAACAACAGGTTGCGAATCAAATGCAACACCAATTAGCGTTCTTATTAATACAGTTGCTGCTCCAGTTTTGACTCCAAGTGGACAAAATTTTTGCGGTGTTGACAAACCCACAATTCAAAACTTAACCAATAATACAACGGCATCTGGAAATCTAGCTTGGTATGATGCTGCCACAAACGGAACACTACTGCCTAGTAGCAATTTACTTAAAGAAGGCTTTACCTATTACGGAATTGATACTTCTTCAATCACAAATTGTCGTTCATATGCATTGGAAGCAACGGTTTCACTTACCGATTGTACTGCAACACCTGAGAATTTCTTTATTCCAGATGGGTTTTCACCAAATGGAGACGGGATTAATGAAACCTTTCAAATTATAGACATCGAGTTTCTATTCCCGAATTACACCTTAGAAATTTTCAATAGATATGGAAATGTTTTATTCAAAGGAGATATCAACAAACCAGATTGGGACGGAAAAAATTCTAATTCAAATTTTATTGATGGCAATACACCTACAGGAGTTTATTTTTATGTTATCCATTATAATAAAGACAATTTGCCTCCAAAACAAGGTAAACTTTATTTAAACCGATAA
- a CDS encoding DNA adenine methylase: MKKYNSAPLPFMGQKRRFLNEFKTALKDYPKNAIYVDLFGGSGLLSHTVKALYPDAKVVYNDFDNYRERLENISKTNVLIADLRIILKDWPKDKQITGDARDKVIARIEAEAMVGYIDYITLSSSIMFSMKYATSLKQIKTSSLYNCIRQTEYNADGYLERLEVVQKDYKTLFDQYKNAENVVFLADPPYLSTEAGTYKSYWKLRDYLDVLQVLDNTNYFYFTSNKSSIIELCEWVETKTPLSNPFAGASKVELNAQLNNVATYTDIMLHKQWYTTTT; encoded by the coding sequence ATGAAAAAATACAACTCAGCACCCCTGCCATTTATGGGGCAAAAAAGAAGATTTTTAAACGAGTTTAAAACAGCTTTAAAAGATTACCCAAAAAACGCTATTTATGTCGATTTATTTGGTGGTAGCGGACTACTTTCGCATACGGTTAAGGCGTTATATCCCGATGCAAAAGTTGTTTACAATGATTTCGACAATTATCGTGAACGTCTTGAAAACATTAGCAAAACAAACGTTTTAATTGCTGATTTGCGCATCATATTGAAAGACTGGCCAAAGGACAAACAAATTACTGGTGATGCGCGTGATAAAGTTATCGCACGAATTGAAGCTGAAGCAATGGTCGGTTATATTGATTATATCACTTTGTCAAGCTCAATTATGTTTTCAATGAAGTATGCCACATCGCTAAAGCAGATAAAAACGTCTAGTTTGTATAATTGCATCAGGCAAACAGAGTATAACGCAGACGGTTATTTGGAAAGGTTAGAAGTTGTCCAAAAAGATTATAAGACTTTGTTTGACCAGTATAAGAATGCTGAAAACGTTGTGTTTTTGGCTGACCCACCGTATTTATCGACTGAAGCCGGAACGTATAAAAGTTACTGGAAATTGCGTGATTATTTAGATGTTTTACAGGTATTGGATAACACTAATTATTTTTACTTTACATCAAATAAATCGTCTATTATTGAGCTTTGCGAATGGGTTGAAACCAAAACCCCGCTAAGTAATCCGTTTGCAGGAGCTTCAAAGGTTGAACTAAACGCCCAGCTCAACAATGTAGCCACTTATACGGACATAATGCTACACAAACAATGGTATACAACTACCACATAA
- a CDS encoding DNA cytosine methyltransferase, whose amino-acid sequence METFNYRWKLADALFSKNKGKVFSCFACGGGSTMGYKLAGFDVIGINEIDPRMAELYLRNHNPKFTFIEGIQTFKNRTDLPPELYELDILDGSPPCSSFSMAGNREKDWGKEKKFKEGQAEQVLDTLFFDFIELAEKLQPKIVLAENVSGILKGNARDYVRKILTAFDKAGYLVQEFELDSSQMEVPQRRERVFFIAIRKDLADRLPKPFGLLFGDFPALNMKYGLEPIPFDKIRTKGLNDANWTDHDQRIWDSRIYGDRTYAYVLERTENRCSNFNSSFVYGHKPIPTIASSEGSKLTLFDEPRRMNSVEMILAQSFPLDYDFGSNKCAKIQYVLGMSVPPLMMAHIANRIYNEWSVIFNT is encoded by the coding sequence ATGGAAACATTTAATTACCGATGGAAATTGGCAGACGCCTTATTTTCTAAAAACAAGGGCAAAGTATTTAGTTGCTTTGCCTGTGGAGGTGGTTCTACAATGGGTTACAAGCTTGCAGGCTTCGATGTTATCGGTATCAATGAAATCGACCCACGTATGGCGGAACTCTACCTAAGAAATCACAACCCAAAGTTTACTTTTATCGAAGGTATCCAAACATTCAAAAACCGAACTGACTTGCCACCTGAACTTTATGAGCTTGATATATTGGACGGGTCGCCACCGTGTAGCTCTTTTTCAATGGCTGGTAATCGTGAAAAAGATTGGGGTAAAGAAAAGAAATTCAAAGAAGGACAGGCAGAACAAGTTTTAGATACTCTGTTTTTTGATTTTATCGAACTAGCCGAAAAGCTTCAGCCTAAAATAGTATTGGCCGAAAATGTTTCGGGAATTTTGAAAGGTAATGCCAGGGATTATGTACGCAAAATTTTGACAGCATTTGATAAAGCCGGGTACTTGGTTCAGGAGTTTGAGCTTGACAGTTCACAAATGGAAGTACCACAAAGAAGGGAGCGTGTTTTCTTTATTGCAATAAGGAAAGATTTAGCAGATCGATTACCTAAACCATTCGGGCTACTTTTTGGCGATTTCCCAGCCTTAAATATGAAATACGGACTTGAACCTATTCCGTTCGATAAAATACGCACAAAAGGCTTAAATGATGCTAATTGGACAGATCATGACCAAAGGATATGGGATAGTAGGATTTATGGTGATAGAACTTACGCTTATGTGTTGGAGCGCACAGAAAACCGATGCTCAAATTTCAATAGCTCATTTGTGTATGGGCATAAACCAATTCCTACTATCGCTAGTAGTGAAGGCTCTAAGCTTACACTATTTGACGAACCAAGACGTATGAACTCAGTTGAAATGATTTTAGCACAAAGTTTCCCCCTTGATTATGACTTTGGAAGCAACAAATGCGCAAAGATTCAGTATGTATTAGGGATGTCAGTACCTCCATTAATGATGGCACATATTGCAAACAGAATTTACAATGAATGGAGTGTAATATTTAACACATGA
- a CDS encoding nucleotidyltransferase, whose product MARTVTEIQNEIFGSITANENLAGLTSQSKVAIYRLIVFVVSFGIWTLETLFDIHKKELQTELLEQKSGTLPWYRTMALAFQYGFDLMPDSDKFNNGTATDEQIEASKIVKYAAVIEGSKDSRVIIKIAGEKGGVLAPITNVQRNAFDTYIDEVRYAGVKVTVINYLPDRLYLTLQIYRDPLLIDASGNSILNGGRPVEKAISEYMKELPFNGELVLAHLIDKLQKVEGVRIPNILAVQSCWIDPTIGGYGTPQPVNVKGIPESGYYEVANFDNITYVV is encoded by the coding sequence ATGGCAAGAACAGTAACAGAAATACAAAACGAAATTTTTGGGAGTATTACAGCAAATGAAAATTTAGCAGGGTTGACTTCACAAAGTAAAGTGGCTATATATCGTTTGATTGTGTTTGTGGTTTCCTTTGGAATTTGGACACTTGAAACCCTTTTTGATATTCATAAAAAAGAACTTCAAACCGAATTATTAGAACAAAAAAGCGGCACGCTTCCTTGGTATAGAACTATGGCATTGGCATTTCAATACGGGTTTGACTTAATGCCTGACAGCGATAAGTTTAACAACGGAACCGCCACCGATGAACAAATTGAAGCAAGTAAAATTGTGAAATATGCAGCAGTTATTGAAGGATCGAAAGATAGTCGGGTCATCATTAAAATAGCAGGAGAAAAGGGCGGTGTTCTTGCTCCTATTACCAATGTGCAACGCAACGCTTTCGATACGTATATAGATGAAGTGCGTTACGCAGGTGTAAAGGTTACGGTTATTAATTATTTACCTGATCGCTTGTATTTGACTTTACAAATTTACAGAGACCCTTTATTGATAGATGCTTCTGGGAATTCGATTTTAAACGGTGGTAGACCAGTTGAAAAGGCAATAAGTGAGTATATGAAAGAATTACCCTTTAACGGGGAGTTGGTTCTGGCACATCTCATAGATAAGTTGCAAAAGGTGGAAGGGGTTAGAATTCCGAATATTCTAGCAGTGCAATCCTGTTGGATAGACCCAACGATTGGAGGTTATGGAACGCCACAGCCCGTTAATGTAAAAGGAATTCCAGAAAGCGGCTACTATGAGGTGGCAAATTTTGACAATATAACGTATGTGGTATAA
- a CDS encoding DUF6046 domain-containing protein → MENTDFRLAFQFAKPFKPTETDGRAPFEEIPDLMGSYWLTSLGFRYKGLQDFEFIECVISINQEKNIVTTALQGRDGTIKEYISDGDYSISIEAGINNYREGDETQASYDYPADKIRALHKYLKLKDAIEVQSDFLEIFGIRSAVVKNYNLVQETHSNRQGVSISMLSDTPYEIKLKQDNVKVK, encoded by the coding sequence ATGGAAAACACAGATTTCAGATTAGCATTTCAATTTGCAAAACCTTTTAAACCCACTGAAACGGACGGACGAGCTCCATTTGAAGAGATTCCCGATTTAATGGGTTCTTACTGGTTAACCTCGTTGGGATTCCGTTACAAAGGGTTACAAGATTTTGAGTTCATCGAATGCGTAATCAGTATTAATCAGGAAAAAAATATAGTTACCACAGCTTTGCAAGGAAGAGACGGTACAATTAAGGAATATATAAGTGACGGGGATTATTCCATATCAATTGAAGCAGGGATAAACAATTACAGAGAAGGTGACGAAACGCAAGCAAGTTATGATTACCCAGCGGACAAAATTAGGGCGTTGCACAAGTATTTAAAGCTTAAAGATGCGATAGAAGTTCAAAGCGATTTTTTAGAAATTTTCGGAATTCGCTCCGCAGTTGTCAAAAATTACAATTTAGTCCAGGAAACGCATAGTAACAGACAAGGTGTGAGTATTTCGATGCTTTCAGATACGCCTTATGAAATTAAGTTAAAACAGGACAATGTTAAAGTTAAGTAG